Proteins found in one Triticum aestivum cultivar Chinese Spring chromosome 4D, IWGSC CS RefSeq v2.1, whole genome shotgun sequence genomic segment:
- the LOC123100376 gene encoding classical arabinogalactan protein 4, translating into MALLAVAAAIIALLAVAAAAQGPMPAPRMAPLPAPPARSPTNAPAPLATPPTAASPSPMASPPAPPTDAPTDAPSAMTPSAVSATPSGAPSGAPTGTPANSAVYSSAASFVAVAGAVAAAIVF; encoded by the coding sequence ATGGctctcctcgccgtcgccgccgccatcatcgccctcctcgccgtcgccgccgccgcgcagggCCCCATGCCGGCACCCAGGATGGCCCCGCTCCCCGCACCTCCGGCAAGGTCTCCAACCAATGCTCCTGCGCCGCTCGCCACCCCGCCCACCGCCGCGTCGCCGTCCCCGATGGCCTCTCCCCCGGCCCCGCCCACCGACGCACCGACCGATGCTCCCTCTGCGATGACGCCGTCCGCGGTCTCCGCGACGCCCTCCGGCGCCCCCAGCGGTGCCCCCACAGGCACTCCCGCAAACTCTGCCGTGTACTCATCCGCCGCCAGCTTCGTCGCAGTGGCCGGAGCGGTCGCCGCCGCCATCGTTTTCTAG